From the Neoarius graeffei isolate fNeoGra1 chromosome 1, fNeoGra1.pri, whole genome shotgun sequence genome, one window contains:
- the LOC132893389 gene encoding transcriptional regulator Myc-B-like, producing the protein MPLNVISKNYDYDYDSYQPYFYFDTEEDEFYTQQHGQPPALSEDIWKKFELLPTPPLSPSRRSSFSSSFPSTADQLEMVTEFLGDDLVNQSFICDADSSQTLLKSIIIQDCMWSSFSAAAKLERAVSERLACLRAARKSSSQKSECSEDSVSNAGYLQDVNVNAVSDCIDPSVVFPYPLAECVKFSKECEESSLDTPPNSGSSSDSESDEEEEEEIDVVTVEKRKSAKKCNASPVVLKRCHVTSQQHNYAAQPCTRSEQPAVKRLRFNGGAMRAHRQVVTSRKCTSPKTSDSEDNDKRRTHNVLERQRRNELKLSFFALRDEVPAVANNEKAAKVVILKKATEFIVGLQSDERKLLHSKEQLRKKCEHLKRRLEMLSSS; encoded by the exons ATGCCGCTGAACGTGATCAGTAAGAACTACGACTATGACTACGACTCGTACCAGCCCTACTTCTACTTTGACACAGAGGAGGATGAGTTCTACACACAGCAGCACGGGCAGCCGCCGGCTCTCAGTGAGGACATCTGGAAGAAGTTCGAGCTCCTGCCCACTCCTCCTCTGTCCCCAAGCCGGCGCTCGTCCTTCTCCAGCTCCTTCCCGTCCACTGCTGATCAGCTCGAGATGGTCACAGAGTTCCTTGGGGATGACTTGGTGAACCAGAGTTTCATCTGCGATGCAGATTCGTCACAGACTTTGCTCAAGTCCATTATTATCCAGGATTGCATGTGGAGCAGCTTCTCGGCAGCAGCAAAGCTGGAGAGGGCAGTCTCGGAGCGGCTTGCGTGCCTCAGAGCAGCCCGGAAAAGCTCAAGTCAGAAGAGCGAGTGCTCAGAGGACTCTGTTTCTAACGCCGGCTACCTGCAGGATGTTAATGTCAACGCTGTTTCAGACTGTATAGACCCTTCAGTGGTGTTTCCGTACCCGCTCGCagagtgtgtgaagttcagtaaggagtgtgaggagagctctctGGACACTCCGCCTAACAGTGGAAGCAGCAGCGACAGTGAATCTG atgaggaggaggaggaggagatcgATGTTGTGACAGTAGAAAAAAGAAAATCTGCCAAGAAGTGCAATGCAAGCCCTGTAGTCCTGAAGCGGTGTCATGTGACCAGCCAGCAGCACAACTATGCAGCGCAGCCATGCACACGCAGCGAGCAGCCTGCTGTCAAGCGGCTCCGCTTCAACGGTGGAGCCATGAGGGCGCACAGGCAAGTCGTCACGAGCCGCAAATGCACAAGTCCCAAAACGTCAGACTCTGAGGACAACGACAAACGGCGGACTCATAATGTGCTGGAGCGCCAGCGGCGTAACGAGCTCAAGCTGAGCTTCTTTGCGCTGCGTGATGAGGTCCCAGCTGTAGCCAACAACGAGAAGGCAGCCAAGGTGGTCATCTTAAAAAAGGCCACGGAGTTCATTGTGGGACTGCAAAGCGACGAGCGAAAGCTCCTGCACTCTAAGGAGCAGCTCAGGAAGAAGTGTGAACATTTAAAAAGGAGACTAGAAATGTTGAGCAGCTCCTGA